A window from Amblyomma americanum isolate KBUSLIRL-KWMA chromosome 7, ASM5285725v1, whole genome shotgun sequence encodes these proteins:
- the LOC144097158 gene encoding uncharacterized protein LOC144097158: MVRGLATTPVEALDIIRELTAGMEATVGGQIMAGTDSMEHHGAGSTVTTFPMATVPTLEPGAGTPAEVDFGDQLVPLPSLLVPQPVPLPLELLLPRQVSPLAPPL, encoded by the exons ATGGTCCGTGGGCTGGCTACAACCCCGGTGGAAGCGTTGGATATTATCCGGGAGTTAACAGCTGGTATGGAGGCAACGGTTGGTGGCCAAATTATGGCTGGAACGGATTCCATGGAACACCATGGGGCAGGCAGTACGGTAACTACTTTCCCTATGGCCACGGTGCCAACTTTGGAACCTGGGGCTGGAACCCCCGCAGAGGTGGATTTTGGAGACCAGCTGGTCCCACTGCCGTCGCTGCTGGTCCCGCAGCCAGTCCCGCTGCCCCTGGAGCTGCTTCTTCCGCGCCAGGTGTCGCCGCTAG CTCCTCCTCTCTAG